A DNA window from Streptomyces sp. 71268 contains the following coding sequences:
- a CDS encoding tellurite resistance/C4-dicarboxylate transporter family protein, translated as MTWTQEVNGRVRGLAPACFAPVMATGIVSRALATSGARRLSWPLFGLGLAGFAVLVAALAWRVLAHRAYLVADADAPARVFGFFTFVAGSEVLAARLAGAGARAVALALCLVAAVAWGCVAARTARTLRRSPHAARAADGTWFLCAVGLQSVVVAGAALGPGMWARGVLLGCWVAGLGLYGAVLGAVGWRLRRHPVPPPALTPAYWVAMGACAISVLAGAQVVGLGWAPGPRRVLVGALFALWGWATLLLPVLVAAGYWRHWRHRVPVRYEPTQWCVVFPLGMYAVASRALAEVSDAPALRAVGGAVTWVAGGAWLLVALAMAGLPLRFTRRTPSAPTNSLGSGQNQF; from the coding sequence ATGACATGGACGCAGGAGGTCAACGGGCGGGTGCGGGGCCTCGCGCCGGCGTGCTTCGCCCCGGTCATGGCCACGGGGATCGTCTCGCGCGCCCTGGCGACCAGCGGTGCGCGCCGCCTCTCGTGGCCGCTGTTCGGGCTCGGCCTGGCGGGGTTCGCGGTGCTGGTGGCGGCCCTGGCCTGGCGGGTGCTTGCGCACCGGGCGTACCTCGTGGCGGACGCGGACGCGCCGGCCAGGGTGTTCGGCTTCTTCACCTTCGTGGCCGGCTCCGAGGTGCTCGCGGCGCGGCTGGCCGGCGCGGGCGCGCGGGCCGTCGCGCTCGCGTTGTGCCTGGTCGCGGCCGTGGCCTGGGGGTGTGTCGCGGCGCGGACGGCGCGCACGCTGCGCCGCTCGCCGCACGCCGCGCGGGCCGCCGACGGCACCTGGTTCCTGTGCGCGGTCGGGCTCCAGTCCGTGGTGGTGGCGGGGGCCGCGCTGGGGCCGGGGATGTGGGCCCGGGGCGTGCTGCTGGGCTGTTGGGTGGCCGGCCTCGGGCTGTACGGGGCGGTGCTCGGCGCCGTCGGCTGGCGGTTGCGCCGGCATCCCGTGCCGCCGCCGGCCCTGACGCCCGCGTACTGGGTGGCCATGGGCGCCTGCGCGATCAGCGTGTTGGCGGGTGCGCAGGTGGTCGGGCTGGGCTGGGCACCGGGGCCGCGCCGGGTGCTGGTCGGGGCGCTGTTCGCGCTGTGGGGATGGGCGACGCTGCTGCTTCCGGTGCTGGTCGCGGCCGGGTACTGGCGGCACTGGCGGCACCGGGTGCCGGTGCGCTACGAGCCCACCCAGTGGTGCGTCGTCTTCCCGCTGGGGATGTACGCCGTGGCCAGCCGCGCGCTGGCCGAGGTGTCCGACGCGCCCGCGCTACGCGCGGTGGGCGGCGCCGTGACCTGGGTCGCGGGCGGCGCGTGGCTGCTTGTCGCCTTGGCCATGGCGGGCCTCCCCCTGAGATTCACGCGTCGTACACCGTCCGCGCCAACGAACTCGCTTGGTTCCGGCCAAAATCAGTTTTAA
- a CDS encoding TerB family tellurite resistance protein → MALWDKLKESASSMQTQLMAKKNDLKSGAFRDASMAMCALVSAADGSVDPSERQRVASLIATNDVLQNFPADDLQRRFNEYLDKLATDFEFGKVSLIQDIGKVKKKPVEARAVIQIGIVIGGADGDFDLTEQAVVREVCYALDIAPGEFDL, encoded by the coding sequence ATGGCCCTGTGGGACAAGCTCAAGGAGTCCGCGTCCTCGATGCAGACCCAGCTGATGGCGAAGAAGAACGACCTCAAGAGCGGCGCGTTCCGGGACGCCAGCATGGCCATGTGTGCCCTGGTCTCCGCCGCCGACGGGTCGGTCGACCCCTCCGAGCGGCAGCGCGTCGCCTCGCTGATCGCCACCAACGACGTGCTCCAGAACTTCCCCGCCGACGATCTGCAGCGCCGCTTCAACGAGTACCTCGACAAGCTGGCCACCGACTTCGAGTTCGGCAAGGTGTCCCTCATCCAGGACATCGGCAAGGTCAAGAAGAAGCCGGTCGAGGCGCGCGCCGTCATCCAGATCGGCATCGTCATCGGCGGCGCGGACGGCGACTTCGACCTGACCGAGCAGGCCGTCGTCCGCGAGGTCTGCTACGCGCTCGACATCGCGCCCGGCGAGTTCGACCTCTAG